A single window of Meiothermus sp. DNA harbors:
- the lysX gene encoding lysine biosynthesis protein LysX — MLAILYDRIRPDEEMLFKAAEGLGLPFKKIYAKQLPMKLGVRPPELQGVTCAVERLVSQSKGLAVSRYLKSLGIPVVNAPEVIEVCGDKWATSCALEAHGVPQPRTALATEAEEALKLIEEMGYPVVMKPVVGSWGRLLSLIRDRDAAETVLEHKEVLGGYQHQLYYVQELVEKGGRDIRAFVVGETCIGAIYRSSEHWITNTARGGKASNCPVTPELAELAVRAAKAVGGGVVAIDLFESPRGLLVNEVNHTMEFKNSVSTTGVDIPAKILEYAWSLRR, encoded by the coding sequence ATGCTAGCTATTCTGTATGACCGCATCCGCCCCGACGAAGAGATGCTCTTCAAGGCCGCCGAGGGGCTGGGCCTCCCCTTCAAGAAAATCTACGCTAAGCAACTGCCCATGAAACTGGGGGTGCGGCCCCCGGAGCTACAGGGCGTCACCTGTGCGGTGGAGCGCCTGGTTTCGCAGAGCAAGGGCCTGGCCGTCTCGCGCTACTTGAAAAGCCTGGGGATTCCGGTAGTGAACGCGCCGGAGGTCATCGAGGTCTGCGGCGACAAGTGGGCCACGAGTTGTGCCCTGGAAGCCCACGGCGTGCCCCAGCCCAGAACCGCCCTGGCCACCGAGGCCGAGGAAGCCCTGAAGCTCATCGAAGAGATGGGCTACCCGGTGGTGATGAAGCCGGTAGTGGGGAGCTGGGGCCGCCTGCTCTCGCTCATCCGCGACCGCGACGCCGCCGAGACGGTGCTGGAGCACAAGGAGGTGCTGGGCGGCTACCAGCACCAGCTCTACTACGTGCAGGAGCTGGTCGAGAAAGGTGGCCGCGACATCCGGGCCTTTGTGGTGGGCGAGACCTGCATTGGGGCCATCTACCGTAGTTCCGAGCACTGGATTACCAACACCGCCCGGGGCGGCAAAGCCTCCAACTGCCCTGTCACGCCCGAGCTGGCCGAGCTGGCCGTGCGGGCGGCCAAAGCCGTGGGGGGTGGGGTGGTAGCCATTGACCTGTTCGAGTCGCCTCGGGGTTTGTTGGTGAACGAGGTCAACCACACCATGGAGTTCAAAAACTCGGTGAGCACCACCGGGGTGGACATCCCGGCTAAAATTCTGGAGTATGCCTGGAGCCTGCGCCGGTGA
- a CDS encoding DUF99 family protein: MKTGGFSHVVGFDDFPFERHHRGNVRMVGVVYNGLRLEGVLSGQVRRDGRNSTRVLSELIRHSKFYPSLQLVLLQGIAMAGFNVVDIRALSEALNLPVLVVLRRRPNLASIEAALHKVRGGQQKWALIQKAGAIEPVAGVYVQRAGLTLEQAERVIQRFAVHSRIPEPLRAAHLIAGGIATGQSRARP, from the coding sequence ATGAAAACCGGCGGATTCTCCCACGTGGTCGGCTTTGACGACTTTCCCTTCGAGCGCCATCACCGGGGCAACGTGCGGATGGTGGGGGTGGTGTACAACGGGTTGCGGCTGGAAGGCGTGCTGAGCGGGCAGGTTCGGCGGGATGGGCGCAACAGCACCCGTGTCTTGAGCGAACTCATCCGGCACTCCAAGTTCTACCCCAGCCTGCAACTGGTACTGCTGCAGGGCATTGCCATGGCTGGGTTCAACGTGGTGGACATCCGAGCACTCTCGGAGGCCCTGAACCTGCCGGTGCTGGTGGTCTTGAGGCGCAGGCCCAATCTTGCCTCTATCGAGGCGGCATTGCACAAGGTGCGCGGTGGCCAGCAGAAATGGGCCCTGATTCAAAAAGCCGGGGCCATCGAGCCGGTGGCCGGGGTCTACGTGCAGCGGGCCGGGCTCACCCTGGAGCAGGCCGAGCGGGTCATCCAGCGCTTCGCCGTCCACTCCCGCATCCCCGAGCCCCTGCGGGCGGCTCATCTGATTGCCGGCGGCATCGCCACCGGGCAGAGCCGGGCTCGGCCCTGA